A portion of the Streptococcus sp. Marseille-Q6470 genome contains these proteins:
- a CDS encoding ribonuclease HII encodes MTTIKEIKEEIAKITELDSPLFKKFEKDSRTGVQKEIKKRKKAIQAEIDENFRLEAMLSYEKEFYAQGISLIAGVDEVGRGPLAGPVVAAAVILPQNCKIKGLNDSKKIPKKKHEKIFQAVKENALAIGIGIMDNHVIDQVNIYEATKLAMKEAISQLDPQPEHLLIDAMKLDLPISQTSIIKGDANSLSIAAASIIAKVTRDKIMANYDQEFPGYDFSQNAGYGTAKHLEGIEKYGVTPIHRISFEPIKSIISETSKR; translated from the coding sequence ATGACAACGATTAAAGAAATAAAAGAAGAAATAGCAAAGATAACTGAACTTGATAGTCCCTTGTTTAAGAAATTTGAAAAAGATTCTCGTACTGGTGTACAAAAGGAAATTAAAAAGCGTAAGAAAGCCATTCAAGCTGAAATCGATGAAAATTTTCGCTTAGAGGCTATGCTTAGCTATGAAAAAGAGTTTTACGCACAAGGTATTAGCTTAATTGCAGGTGTAGATGAGGTCGGACGCGGTCCTTTAGCTGGTCCTGTTGTTGCTGCTGCAGTTATTTTACCTCAAAATTGTAAAATTAAAGGTTTAAATGACAGCAAAAAAATTCCTAAGAAAAAACACGAGAAGATTTTTCAGGCAGTCAAAGAGAATGCCCTAGCAATCGGTATCGGGATTATGGATAATCATGTCATTGACCAGGTCAATATCTATGAAGCGACGAAACTAGCCATGAAAGAAGCTATCTCTCAGCTTGACCCTCAACCAGAACACCTTTTGATTGATGCAATGAAGTTGGATTTGCCGATTTCTCAGACATCCATCATCAAAGGAGATGCGAATTCCCTATCCATTGCAGCAGCATCGATCATTGCTAAGGTTACCAGAGATAAAATCATGGCAAACTATGATCAGGAATTCCCAGGTTATGATTTTTCTCAAAATGCTGGTTATGGTACTGCTAAACATCTAGAAGGTATTGAAAAGTACGGAGTTACACCCATTCATCGTATAAGTTTTGAACCGATTAAATCTATCATTTCAGAAACTAGTAAAAGATAA
- the ylqF gene encoding ribosome biogenesis GTPase YlqF, whose protein sequence is MATIQWFPGHMSKARRQVQENLKFVDFVTVLVDARLPLSSQNPMLTKIIGDKPRLLILNKADLADPALTKEWRQHFESQGIQTLAINSKEQITVKVVTDAAKKLMADKIARQKERGIQIETLRTMIIGIPNAGKSTLMNRLAGKKIAVVGNKPGVTKGQQWLKTNKDLEILDTPGILWPKFEDETVALKLALTGAIKDQLLPMDEVTIFGLNYFKTHYPEKLQERFKQMNLDDEAPEIIIDMTRILGFRDDYDRFYNLFVKEVRDGKLGNYTLDTLEDLNDND, encoded by the coding sequence ATGGCAACTATTCAATGGTTTCCCGGACACATGTCTAAGGCACGTCGTCAGGTTCAGGAAAATTTAAAATTTGTTGATTTTGTGACAGTTTTAGTAGATGCACGTTTGCCCTTGTCTAGTCAAAATCCGATGCTGACTAAAATCATCGGGGACAAACCAAGACTATTGATTCTAAACAAAGCAGACCTTGCAGACCCAGCATTAACAAAAGAGTGGCGTCAGCACTTTGAATCACAAGGTATTCAGACACTTGCTATCAACTCTAAGGAACAAATAACAGTAAAAGTAGTAACGGATGCTGCTAAGAAACTCATGGCAGATAAGATTGCTCGTCAAAAAGAACGTGGTATTCAAATTGAGACCTTGCGTACCATGATTATCGGGATTCCAAACGCTGGTAAATCGACTCTGATGAACCGTTTAGCGGGTAAGAAAATTGCTGTAGTTGGAAACAAGCCTGGTGTGACAAAAGGCCAACAATGGCTTAAAACCAATAAAGATTTGGAAATCTTGGATACTCCAGGGATTCTTTGGCCAAAATTTGAAGATGAAACTGTTGCACTCAAACTTGCGCTTACGGGAGCAATCAAGGATCAGTTACTTCCAATGGATGAGGTAACGATTTTCGGTCTCAATTACTTTAAAACGCATTATCCTGAAAAGCTTCAAGAACGTTTTAAACAAATGAATCTGGACGATGAAGCTCCTGAAATCATCATCGATATGACACGTATCCTTGGTTTCCGGGATGATTACGATCGTTTCTATAATCTCTTTGTTAAGGAAGTTCGTGACGGAAAACTAGGTAACTATACCTTAGATACATTGGAAGACCTCAATGACAACGATTAA
- the pta gene encoding phosphate acetyltransferase: protein MEVFESLKANLVGKNARIVLPEGEEPRILQATKRLVKETEVIPVLLGNPDKIKIYLEIEGITEGYEIIDPEHYPQFEEMVAALVERRKGKMTEEEAREVLVNDVNYFGVMLVYMGLVDGMVSGAIHSTASTVRPALQIIKTRPNVSRTSGAFLMVRGTERYLFGDCAININPDADALAEIAINSAITAKMFGIEPKIAMLSYSTKGSGFGESVDKVVEATKIAHELRPDLEIDGELQFDAAFVPETAALKAPGSNVAGQANVFIFPGIEAGNIGYKMAERLGGFAAVGPVLQGLNKPVNDLSRGCNSDDVYKLTLITAAQAVHQ from the coding sequence ATGGAAGTTTTTGAAAGTTTGAAAGCCAACCTAGTTGGTAAAAATGCACGCATCGTTCTACCTGAAGGTGAAGAACCACGTATCCTTCAAGCAACCAAGCGTTTGGTAAAAGAAACAGAAGTTATCCCAGTTCTCCTAGGAAACCCTGACAAGATTAAAATCTATCTAGAAATCGAAGGAATTACAGAAGGTTACGAAATCATTGATCCAGAACACTACCCACAATTTGAAGAAATGGTAGCTGCGCTTGTTGAACGTCGTAAAGGAAAGATGACAGAAGAAGAAGCGAGAGAAGTGCTTGTCAATGATGTTAACTACTTTGGTGTAATGTTAGTCTATATGGGCTTAGTAGATGGTATGGTTTCAGGTGCAATCCACTCTACAGCTTCAACAGTTCGTCCAGCTCTTCAAATCATTAAGACTCGTCCGAATGTGAGCCGTACATCAGGTGCCTTCCTTATGGTTCGTGGAACTGAACGTTACTTGTTCGGTGACTGTGCTATAAACATCAATCCAGATGCTGACGCCCTGGCTGAAATCGCGATTAACTCAGCGATCACAGCTAAGATGTTTGGTATCGAACCTAAGATTGCTATGCTTAGCTATTCAACTAAGGGATCAGGCTTTGGTGAAAGTGTCGATAAGGTTGTTGAAGCAACAAAAATCGCTCATGAGCTTCGTCCAGACCTTGAAATTGATGGCGAATTGCAATTTGACGCTGCTTTTGTTCCAGAAACTGCAGCTCTTAAAGCACCTGGAAGTAATGTAGCTGGACAAGCTAATGTCTTTATCTTCCCAGGTATTGAAGCAGGTAATATCGGTTACAAGATGGCTGAACGTCTCGGTGGATTTGCTGCAGTTGGACCTGTTTTGCAAGGTCTTAACAAACCTGTAAACGACCTTTCTCGCGGATGTAACTCTGACGATGTTTACAAATTAACTCTAATCACAGCAGCACAAGCTGTTCATCAATAA
- a CDS encoding RluA family pseudouridine synthase — MRFQFIADEHVKVKTFLKRHEVSKGLLAKIKFRGGDIRVNGHPQNATYLLDIGDEVVIDIPPEEGFETLEAIDYPLEILFEDDHFLVINKPFGVASIPSVNHSNTIANFIKGYYVNQNYENQQVHIVTRLDRDTSGLMLFAKHGYAHARLDKQLQKKAIEKRYFALVKGNGYLEPQGEIIAPIARDEDSIITRRVAKGGKYAHTSYQIVASYGNIHLVDIRLHTGRTHQIRVHFSHIGFPLLGDDLYGGSLDHGIERQALHCHYLSFYHPFLEEQLELECPLPDDFDTLITQLSNNNLS, encoded by the coding sequence ATGAGGTTTCAGTTTATTGCCGACGAACATGTCAAGGTCAAAACTTTTCTGAAAAGACATGAAGTTTCTAAAGGTTTACTTGCCAAGATTAAGTTTCGAGGCGGTGATATTCGAGTGAATGGACATCCGCAGAATGCAACCTATCTTCTAGATATTGGAGATGAAGTTGTCATTGACATTCCTCCAGAGGAGGGTTTTGAGACTCTGGAAGCAATTGATTATCCTCTAGAGATTCTCTTTGAAGATGATCACTTCTTGGTTATAAACAAACCTTTTGGGGTTGCGTCAATACCTAGCGTCAATCATTCCAATACGATTGCAAACTTTATAAAGGGTTATTATGTAAATCAGAATTATGAGAATCAACAGGTTCATATCGTGACTCGGCTTGATCGAGATACCTCTGGTTTGATGCTTTTTGCTAAACATGGCTATGCACACGCCAGATTAGACAAGCAGTTGCAAAAAAAAGCAATTGAAAAGCGGTATTTCGCTTTAGTCAAGGGAAATGGGTATCTGGAACCTCAGGGAGAAATCATAGCACCAATAGCTCGAGATGAAGATTCCATCATCACTAGACGGGTCGCAAAAGGTGGGAAATATGCGCATACTTCCTATCAAATCGTGGCATCTTATGGGAATATTCACTTAGTTGATATACGTCTACACACTGGAAGAACCCACCAGATTCGGGTTCATTTCTCGCATATTGGATTTCCATTGCTCGGAGATGACCTTTATGGTGGAAGTTTAGACCACGGCATAGAGCGTCAAGCGCTTCATTGCCATTACTTATCGTTCTATCATCCATTCTTAGAAGAACAGTTAGAGCTAGAATGCCCACTGCCGGATGATTTCGACACACTTATTACACAGTTATCAAATAATAATTTATCTTAA
- a CDS encoding NAD kinase, whose amino-acid sequence MKNIGKRIDLIANRKPQSQKVLFELKERLKKNNFILNDKNPDIVVSIGGDGMLLSAFHKYENQLDKVRFVGVHTGHLGFYTDYRDFELDQLVTNLQLDNGAQVSYPLLSVKIFLENGEVKSFRALNEASIRRADRTMVADVIINHVPFERFRGDGLTVSTPTGSTAYNKSLGGAVLHPTIEALQLAEIASLNNRIYRTLGSSIIVPKKDKIELIPTRNDYHTISIDNSIYSFRNIEKIEYQIDHHKIHFVATPSHTSFWNRVKDAFIGEVDE is encoded by the coding sequence ATGAAGAATATAGGTAAACGAATTGACCTAATTGCCAACCGTAAGCCTCAGAGTCAGAAAGTTCTATTCGAATTAAAAGAACGATTAAAAAAGAATAATTTTATCCTAAATGATAAAAATCCAGATATCGTTGTCTCTATTGGTGGAGATGGGATGTTGTTGTCTGCTTTTCATAAGTATGAAAACCAACTGGATAAGGTTCGTTTTGTTGGGGTTCATACAGGACATTTAGGTTTTTATACGGATTATCGTGATTTTGAGTTGGACCAATTGGTTACAAATTTACAGTTGGATAATGGAGCTCAAGTTTCTTATCCACTCTTAAGTGTCAAAATATTTCTCGAAAATGGTGAAGTCAAGTCTTTCCGAGCATTAAATGAAGCTAGCATTCGTCGAGCGGATCGAACTATGGTTGCTGATGTCATTATTAACCATGTTCCCTTCGAACGCTTTCGTGGTGATGGCCTAACAGTTTCAACGCCGACTGGAAGTACTGCATATAATAAATCCCTCGGTGGAGCAGTCCTTCATCCGACTATAGAAGCCTTGCAATTAGCTGAAATTGCTAGTTTGAACAACCGAATCTACCGCACACTTGGTTCATCAATTATTGTTCCTAAAAAAGACAAGATTGAATTGATACCGACTCGAAATGACTATCACACAATCTCAATCGATAATAGTATTTATTCTTTCCGAAATATTGAGAAAATAGAGTATCAGATTGATCACCACAAGATTCATTTTGTAGCCACGCCGAGCCACACCAGTTTTTGGAATCGTGTCAAAGATGCCTTTATTGGTGAGGTGGACGAATGA
- a CDS encoding GTP pyrophosphokinase family protein → MITEWEEFLDPYIQAVGELKIKLRGIRKQYRKQNRHSPIEFVTGRVKPIESIKEKMARRGIGYDTLEQDLQDIAGLRVMVQFVDDVNEVVSILRKRQDMRVVQERDYITHRKASGYRSYHVIIEYTVDTIYGAKTILVEIQIRTLAMNFWATIEHSLNYKYQGDFPEEIKERLEITARISHQLDEEMSKIRADIQEAQALFDPLHRKLNDGVGNSDDTDEEYR, encoded by the coding sequence ATGATTACAGAATGGGAAGAATTTTTAGATCCTTACATTCAAGCTGTCGGAGAGCTAAAAATAAAACTCCGAGGAATTCGAAAACAATATAGAAAACAAAACCGCCATTCTCCCATTGAGTTTGTCACAGGTCGGGTGAAACCGATTGAAAGTATCAAAGAAAAAATGGCACGCCGGGGTATTGGCTACGATACACTCGAACAAGATTTGCAAGATATTGCAGGTTTACGTGTCATGGTTCAATTCGTAGACGACGTAAACGAGGTTGTTTCTATTCTTCGTAAAAGACAGGATATGAGAGTTGTTCAAGAACGTGATTATATTACTCATCGAAAGGCATCGGGTTATCGTTCTTACCATGTGATTATTGAGTATACGGTTGATACCATTTACGGTGCAAAAACCATTCTAGTTGAGATTCAAATTCGTACCTTGGCTATGAACTTTTGGGCTACAATCGAGCATTCTCTCAATTATAAATATCAAGGAGATTTCCCAGAGGAAATCAAGGAACGACTTGAAATTACAGCCAGAATTTCACATCAGCTAGACGAAGAAATGAGTAAAATACGTGCTGATATTCAGGAAGCACAAGCGCTCTTTGATCCTTTGCACAGAAAATTAAATGACGGGGTAGGAAACAGTGACGATACCGATGAAGAATATAGGTAA
- a CDS encoding CYTH domain-containing protein has translation MKHLEIEMKTLLSEEEYNRLLAQFSEVTPVTQKNYYLDTPDFYLRQHKIAMRIRTFDTSAELTIKIPQEVGNMEYNQSLTLEEAKYCLENCKLPQGMILEELTSRGLSSSGWVVLGCLTTVRYEKETAIGLMALDQSNYFDIVDHELELEVENGDQGSLDFQEFLQVNEIQYKKAPSKLVRFIENMKNN, from the coding sequence ATGAAACATTTAGAAATAGAAATGAAAACACTTCTCAGTGAAGAAGAATATAATCGATTGCTAGCTCAATTTTCAGAAGTCACTCCTGTTACACAAAAAAATTACTACCTAGATACGCCTGATTTTTACCTTCGCCAACATAAAATCGCTATGCGCATTCGTACGTTTGATACAAGCGCCGAACTGACTATTAAGATTCCTCAAGAAGTCGGAAATATGGAATACAACCAATCCCTTACTCTTGAGGAAGCTAAATATTGTCTTGAAAATTGTAAACTTCCTCAGGGGATGATTCTAGAAGAATTAACTAGCCGTGGACTTTCATCAAGTGGTTGGGTGGTTTTAGGTTGCCTAACTACTGTTCGTTACGAAAAAGAAACAGCTATTGGACTCATGGCGCTTGATCAAAGCAACTACTTCGATATTGTAGATCATGAACTAGAGCTAGAAGTTGAAAATGGTGACCAAGGAAGTCTTGATTTTCAGGAGTTTTTACAGGTAAATGAGATCCAATACAAGAAAGCACCTTCAAAATTAGTGAGATTTATAGAAAATATGAAAAATAACTGA
- a CDS encoding ribose-phosphate diphosphokinase: MSDTKNMKLFSLSSNHEIAQKIADAAGVPLGKLSSRQFSDGEIQVNIEESVRGYDVYIIQSTSYPVNNHLMELLIMVDACVRASANTINVVLPYFGYARQDRIASSREPLTAKLVANMLVKAGVSRVLTLDLHAVQVQGFFDIPVDNLYTIPLFAKHYIDKGLTGPDVVVVSPKNSGVKRARSLAEYLDAPIAIIDYAQDDSERSQGYIIGEVEGKKAILIDDILNTGRTFSEAAKILERDGATEIYAVSSHGLFVNGAAELLDTANIKEVLVTDSVLTESKKPKNVQYITASELIGDAMVRIHERKPVSPLFKFK; encoded by the coding sequence ATGTCAGATACAAAAAATATGAAGCTTTTTTCTCTTTCATCCAATCATGAAATAGCTCAAAAGATTGCAGATGCTGCAGGTGTTCCACTAGGAAAATTATCATCACGACAATTCTCCGATGGTGAAATCCAGGTTAATATCGAAGAAAGTGTTCGTGGATATGATGTTTATATCATCCAATCAACAAGCTACCCTGTAAATAACCACTTGATGGAACTATTAATCATGGTTGATGCCTGTGTTCGTGCTAGTGCAAATACCATTAACGTTGTGCTTCCATACTTTGGTTATGCTCGTCAAGACCGTATTGCTTCTTCTCGAGAACCTCTTACGGCTAAACTTGTTGCAAATATGTTAGTAAAAGCTGGGGTTAGCCGTGTATTGACACTGGACCTTCATGCTGTTCAGGTACAAGGTTTCTTTGATATTCCTGTAGATAACCTCTATACAATTCCGCTATTTGCAAAACACTACATTGATAAAGGTTTAACTGGTCCAGATGTGGTTGTTGTTAGCCCTAAAAACTCAGGTGTAAAACGTGCTCGTAGCCTTGCTGAATACCTTGATGCTCCGATTGCTATCATTGACTATGCTCAAGATGATTCTGAACGTAGCCAAGGTTACATTATCGGAGAGGTTGAAGGCAAGAAAGCAATCTTAATCGATGACATTCTTAATACAGGCCGTACTTTCTCTGAAGCTGCTAAAATTTTGGAACGCGATGGTGCTACTGAAATTTACGCGGTATCCAGCCATGGATTGTTCGTCAACGGTGCTGCAGAGTTGTTGGATACAGCTAATATCAAGGAAGTCTTGGTTACAGATTCTGTATTGACAGAAAGTAAAAAACCTAAGAATGTACAATATATTACCGCAAGCGAACTAATTGGTGATGCCATGGTTCGTATTCATGAAAGAAAACCAGTTAGTCCACTATTTAAATTTAAATAG
- a CDS encoding cysteine desulfurase family protein, translated as MIYLDNAATTPMSSAAISAMTQVMQETYGNPSSIHGHGRQAGKLLREARQELAGLLGTKPQHIFFTSGGTESNNTAIIGYCLRHQNRGKHIITTAIEHHAVLEPIEYLVENFGFEVTILKPDNQEITADQVKNALREDTILVSTMYVNNETGTLLPIAEIGQILKVHSAAYHVDAVQAVGKLEILPEELGIDFLSASAHKFHGPKGIGFLYAASTDFDSYLHGGDQEQKKRAGTENLPAIIGMVAALKDDIDHLETNFNKVQKLQKVFLTEMAGSTYYLNQGKEQLPYVLNIGFPGQRNDLLLLRMDLEGISISTGSACTAGIVQVSHVLQAFYGEDSPRLHESVRVSISPQNTEQEMITLAKTLKNIIGG; from the coding sequence TTGATTTATTTAGATAATGCTGCTACGACACCCATGTCATCTGCAGCTATCTCAGCAATGACTCAAGTCATGCAGGAGACTTATGGCAATCCTTCTAGCATTCATGGTCATGGGCGTCAAGCAGGAAAATTATTACGTGAAGCCCGTCAAGAGTTAGCAGGTTTATTAGGCACAAAGCCCCAACACATTTTCTTCACTTCTGGTGGTACAGAAAGTAATAATACAGCTATTATCGGCTACTGTCTTCGTCATCAAAATCGCGGAAAACACATTATTACTACTGCTATCGAGCATCACGCTGTACTTGAACCGATTGAATATCTTGTGGAAAATTTTGGGTTTGAAGTGACTATTTTAAAACCCGACAATCAAGAAATCACTGCAGATCAAGTCAAAAATGCACTGCGTGAAGATACTATTCTCGTTTCAACTATGTATGTTAACAATGAAACAGGTACTCTTTTACCAATCGCTGAAATTGGTCAGATTTTAAAAGTCCATTCAGCTGCTTATCATGTAGATGCTGTTCAAGCTGTCGGGAAGCTAGAAATTCTTCCTGAAGAACTAGGAATAGATTTCCTCAGTGCTTCTGCTCATAAATTTCACGGTCCAAAGGGTATCGGTTTCCTATACGCTGCTTCTACAGATTTTGATTCTTACCTACATGGTGGAGATCAAGAACAGAAAAAAAGAGCAGGGACAGAAAACCTTCCCGCAATTATAGGTATGGTTGCAGCTCTTAAGGACGATATAGATCATCTAGAGACTAACTTTAATAAAGTTCAAAAACTACAGAAAGTTTTTCTAACTGAAATGGCTGGATCAACCTATTATCTCAATCAAGGTAAAGAGCAACTCCCTTATGTCCTAAATATCGGATTTCCGGGACAACGAAATGATCTGCTACTACTTCGCATGGATCTAGAAGGCATTTCTATTTCAACAGGTTCAGCATGTACCGCTGGTATTGTTCAGGTTAGTCATGTTCTTCAGGCTTTTTATGGAGAAGACTCGCCTCGCTTACACGAGTCTGTTCGCGTCAGCATTTCACCTCAAAATACAGAACAAGAAATGATAACTCTTGCTAAAACTCTTAAAAATATCATCGGAGGATAA
- a CDS encoding DUF1831 domain-containing protein: protein MAFEQTIKLKNCRYDYTLSPTVKKFTLKDNTFFETKVGNYELTRLLEKVPNSGDGFQLKIIINKDLTGAKINITDKFGLRLVDIFKSEETHIHQEKFYFLMDSLVERGVFTKSER, encoded by the coding sequence ATGGCATTTGAACAAACGATTAAACTAAAAAATTGTCGTTACGATTACACACTTAGCCCAACTGTTAAAAAATTTACACTTAAAGATAATACTTTTTTTGAAACTAAAGTTGGTAACTATGAATTAACACGTCTTCTTGAAAAAGTACCAAATAGTGGAGATGGATTCCAACTTAAGATTATCATTAACAAAGACTTAACAGGTGCAAAAATCAATATTACTGATAAATTTGGTCTACGTTTAGTTGATATCTTCAAATCAGAAGAAACTCATATCCACCAAGAGAAATTCTACTTCTTGATGGATAGTCTTGTTGAGCGTGGCGTATTTACAAAAAGTGAAAGATAG
- a CDS encoding DUF4649 family protein, with product MFRLTYKDAYQVERVQEYEDYEALMLSLSGCVTLPDTTHITSLTHDGVEIYQGLLGNLYRFLRTYHETKIN from the coding sequence ATGTTTCGATTAACTTATAAAGATGCCTATCAAGTAGAGCGAGTGCAAGAATATGAAGACTATGAAGCTCTTATGCTCTCTCTATCGGGTTGTGTAACTCTCCCTGATACTACTCATATTACTTCATTAACACATGATGGAGTTGAAATCTATCAAGGACTCCTAGGTAACCTCTACCGCTTTTTAAGGACTTACCACGAAACCAAGATAAACTAA
- a CDS encoding redox-sensing transcriptional repressor Rex, with protein sequence MKEKQSAIPKATAKRLSLYYRIFKRFNAEKIERANSKQIAEAIGIDSATVRRDFSYFGELGRRGFGYDVKKLMNFFADLLNDNSITNVMLVGIGNMGHALLHYRFHERNKMKIIMAFDLDDHPEVGTKTPDGVPIYGISQIKDKIKDSDVKTAILTVPSVKSQEVAELLVNAGIKGILSFSPVHLHLPKDVVVQYVDLTSELQTLLYFMRKED encoded by the coding sequence GTGAAAGAAAAACAGTCTGCTATTCCTAAAGCAACAGCAAAGAGACTTTCTCTCTATTACCGTATTTTTAAAAGATTTAATGCCGAGAAAATTGAAAGAGCTAATTCCAAACAAATTGCAGAAGCAATTGGAATTGATTCTGCCACTGTTCGTCGTGACTTCTCTTACTTTGGCGAACTTGGACGTCGTGGATTTGGCTATGATGTCAAAAAGCTCATGAACTTTTTCGCTGATCTTTTAAATGATAATTCTATTACCAATGTTATGCTTGTGGGTATTGGAAATATGGGACATGCCCTCCTCCACTACCGCTTTCATGAGCGCAACAAAATGAAAATTATCATGGCTTTTGACCTAGATGATCATCCAGAGGTTGGTACCAAAACACCCGACGGTGTTCCAATCTATGGAATCTCTCAAATAAAGGACAAAATTAAGGATAGTGATGTTAAAACTGCTATTCTTACTGTTCCTAGTGTTAAATCTCAAGAAGTTGCGGAACTTTTGGTTAATGCTGGTATCAAAGGTATCCTCAGTTTTTCTCCTGTTCACCTACATCTTCCTAAAGACGTAGTTGTTCAGTATGTCGATCTTACTAGCGAACTTCAAACCCTCCTCTATTTCATGCGAAAAGAGGATTAG
- a CDS encoding gamma-glutamyl-gamma-aminobutyrate hydrolase family protein produces the protein MKKPVIGITGNETPHPDDDLMMSYAAKGFVEGVKEAGGIPIILPIGDEEMAGYYISLIDKLILTGGQNVDPKFYGEPKSIDSDDYHLQRDIFELALIKEAIKQKKPIFSVCRGTQLFNVAMGGSLYQEIEDHWQDTSAEYTTQRLVTEPDTILREIYGEISHINSFHHQSIKDLAPNLKVVAHDPKDGIIEAVTTTDGFPYLGVQWHPEFLFENRPKDKELFNYVVNKL, from the coding sequence ATGAAAAAACCAGTTATTGGGATTACAGGAAATGAAACCCCGCATCCAGATGATGATCTTATGATGAGTTATGCTGCCAAAGGCTTTGTTGAAGGAGTTAAGGAAGCTGGAGGTATCCCCATTATCCTACCAATTGGTGATGAAGAAATGGCTGGTTACTACATCAGCCTAATTGATAAACTCATACTAACAGGTGGGCAAAATGTTGACCCAAAATTCTATGGTGAACCTAAATCTATCGATAGTGATGACTACCATCTTCAAAGAGACATTTTTGAACTAGCACTCATCAAAGAGGCCATCAAACAAAAGAAACCGATTTTCTCTGTCTGTCGTGGCACTCAACTCTTTAATGTAGCTATGGGGGGATCTCTCTATCAAGAGATTGAGGATCATTGGCAAGATACTTCTGCTGAGTATACAACTCAGAGACTGGTTACTGAACCGGATACGATTCTCCGAGAAATATATGGGGAAATTTCTCATATCAACTCTTTTCATCATCAAAGTATTAAGGATCTAGCTCCGAATCTAAAGGTTGTAGCTCACGATCCTAAAGATGGTATTATCGAAGCTGTTACAACTACAGACGGCTTCCCTTATCTTGGTGTTCAATGGCATCCAGAATTCCTTTTTGAAAATCGTCCTAAGGATAAAGAACTCTTTAACTATGTTGTGAATAAATTGTAA
- the radC gene encoding DNA repair protein RadC, producing the protein MYSISFQEDSLLPRERLVKEGVEALSNQELLAILLRTGTKQANVFEIAQKVLNQLTCLTDLKRMSLQELQTLSGIGRVKAIELQAVIELGYRIHKRETVEMESILSSRKLAKKMQSELGDKKQEHLVALYLNTQNQIIHQQTIFIGSATRSIAEPREILHYALKHMATSVILVHNHPSGAVVPSPNDDHVTKLVKEACELMGLVLLDHLIVSHSDYFSYREKTDMI; encoded by the coding sequence ATGTATAGTATTTCATTTCAAGAAGATTCACTTTTACCAAGAGAGAGATTAGTAAAAGAAGGAGTAGAAGCGCTCAGCAACCAAGAATTACTGGCAATATTACTAAGGACAGGCACAAAACAGGCCAATGTTTTTGAAATAGCACAGAAGGTCTTAAATCAGCTGACTTGTTTAACTGACCTCAAAAGAATGAGTCTACAGGAATTGCAGACTCTATCGGGTATTGGACGTGTAAAGGCTATCGAATTACAAGCCGTTATTGAATTAGGCTACCGTATCCATAAAAGGGAAACAGTGGAAATGGAGAGTATTCTTAGCAGTCGTAAATTAGCTAAAAAGATGCAGTCTGAGCTTGGAGATAAAAAACAAGAGCACCTAGTGGCGCTCTATCTGAATACTCAAAATCAAATCATTCACCAGCAGACTATTTTTATCGGGTCTGCCACGAGAAGCATTGCTGAACCCAGGGAAATTCTCCACTACGCTTTGAAGCATATGGCAACATCTGTGATTCTGGTTCATAATCATCCATCAGGAGCAGTAGTTCCTAGCCCCAATGATGACCATGTTACAAAGCTTGTTAAAGAAGCCTGCGAATTAATGGGATTGGTCTTATTGGACCATTTAATTGTCTCTCATTCTGATTATTTTAGTTATCGTGAGAAGACGGATATGATATAA